One genomic segment of Microaerobacter geothermalis includes these proteins:
- a CDS encoding SPL family radical SAM protein, whose translation MNRSKSILFIPDFSHIYIEKRIKSHPLTDQILHRFPGAIKIEIDHYKDIFNRPRQNFFIQKNTQKLILAEKKDQRIYPGAEVCHDFGNKHFYYTSSILNCIYNCDYCYLQGMFPSSNIVIFVNIEDFFSDVEALLEKHPVYLAISYDTDLLAFENIVSFTSKWINFAQNHFDLKIEVRTKSVNYSAVQHLPPSENVILAWTVSPDEVIKKYEPKTPSLNGRLQAIKKAMNDGWKVRLCFDPLLHIKNWRQHYKECIDRTFVMLPPDKIEDISIGVFRMSREYLKNIRKNRTDSALIYYPFECKDGVYQYPDHITRQLIEYVFQLLSSRFPSEKIYI comes from the coding sequence TTGAACAGATCAAAGAGCATCTTATTCATCCCTGATTTTTCTCACATCTATATTGAAAAAAGGATTAAGTCCCACCCCTTAACCGATCAAATCCTTCATCGGTTTCCTGGGGCCATAAAAATTGAAATTGACCACTATAAAGATATATTTAACCGGCCGAGACAAAATTTTTTTATCCAAAAAAATACCCAAAAGCTTATTTTGGCTGAAAAAAAAGATCAACGGATCTATCCTGGAGCAGAGGTTTGTCACGATTTCGGGAATAAGCATTTCTACTATACTTCTTCCATTTTAAATTGCATATACAACTGTGACTACTGTTATCTTCAAGGAATGTTTCCATCCTCCAATATCGTGATTTTTGTTAATATCGAGGATTTTTTTTCAGATGTGGAAGCCCTTTTGGAAAAGCATCCGGTATACTTGGCTATTTCCTATGATACTGATCTTCTTGCCTTTGAGAACATCGTTTCTTTTACGTCCAAGTGGATCAATTTTGCCCAAAACCATTTTGATCTAAAAATAGAAGTTCGCACGAAAAGCGTCAATTACTCTGCTGTTCAGCATCTTCCTCCATCGGAAAATGTCATATTGGCATGGACAGTATCTCCCGATGAGGTTATAAAAAAATATGAACCAAAAACTCCTTCTCTGAATGGCAGATTGCAAGCGATAAAGAAAGCGATGAATGATGGGTGGAAAGTACGGCTTTGTTTTGATCCTTTACTTCATATTAAGAATTGGCGGCAGCATTATAAAGAGTGCATAGACAGGACATTTGTCATGCTTCCCCCCGACAAAATTGAAGATATCAGCATTGGAGTTTTCCGTATGTCCCGTGAATACCTTAAGAATATTAGAAAAAATAGAACAGACTCCGCACTGATATACTACCCCTTTGAATGTAAGGACGGAGTATATCAATACCCTGATCATATCACCCGGCAATTAATTGAATACGTATTTCAACTGTTATCTTCCCGTTTTCCTTCGGAAAAGATTTATATATAG
- the dat gene encoding D-amino-acid transaminase, whose translation MILYQDRFMERDELHIDVEDRGYQFGDGVYEVIRIYNGVPFLMTEHLERLERSAKAIKMSLPYSLHELDLKLKELVSNNQLIDGIIYLQITRGVAPRIHQFPQGIEPVLTAYVRELPRPLAQMANGGKAILVEDIRWLRCDIKSLNLLPNVLAKQEAVEAKAIEAIQHRNGTITEGSASNVFIVKKGTIYTHPANHYILNGITRQFVFQLAGELGLPIAEKAYTKEELLTADEIFFTSTTAEVSPIVTVDDQIIGNGKPGPVTIQLQKIYDRYVADLSLEKH comes from the coding sequence ATGATTCTTTATCAAGATCGGTTCATGGAACGGGACGAATTACATATTGACGTGGAAGACCGGGGTTATCAATTCGGTGATGGAGTTTATGAAGTCATCAGAATATATAATGGGGTACCGTTTTTAATGACCGAACATCTTGAGAGATTGGAAAGAAGTGCAAAAGCAATTAAAATGTCCCTCCCCTATTCCTTGCATGAATTAGATCTTAAACTAAAGGAACTGGTTTCCAACAATCAATTAATAGATGGAATTATCTATCTCCAAATCACAAGGGGGGTAGCTCCTCGAATTCACCAATTTCCCCAAGGGATAGAACCGGTGCTTACCGCTTATGTCAGAGAGTTGCCAAGACCTCTTGCACAAATGGCTAATGGCGGAAAAGCGATTCTGGTTGAAGATATCCGCTGGCTCCGTTGCGATATCAAAAGCTTAAATCTTTTGCCGAATGTTCTGGCCAAGCAGGAAGCCGTTGAAGCAAAAGCCATCGAGGCTATTCAACATCGCAATGGAACCATTACAGAAGGCAGTGCATCCAATGTATTTATAGTAAAAAAAGGGACCATCTATACCCATCCTGCCAATCACTACATCTTGAATGGAATCACACGACAGTTTGTCTTTCAATTGGCAGGGGAACTTGGTCTTCCCATTGCTGAAAAAGCCTATACGAAAGAGGAGCTGCTTACCGCTGACGAGATCTTCTTTACCAGCACCACTGCTGAAGTCTCCCCCATTGTAACCGTTGACGATCAGATCATAGGTAATGGAAAGCCTGGTCCTGTCACGATTCAGCTGCAAAAGATTTATGATCGATATGTTGCCGATTTATCTTTGGAAAAACATTAA
- a CDS encoding 5'-methylthioadenosine/S-adenosylhomocysteine nucleosidase family protein: MHYIVTALYNEAKSIIHHFQLKKIPSSSKFQIFGNDEIKLVVSGVGMLSSAIATTHLLTLYRLKHNEQMNDSIINIGISGAVQDHLSIGEPVLVHKIMNRATGKSYYPDILIQHEMREGVLETFAHPVEKSKFFTITGDLVDMEGAGFFDAASSFLPPHHIYCVKIVSDFLEPMAPSQQEVAQLIEKNIPAIAQLIERSKQLHQNSKETLSEEENKLLYDISRNLRLTTTQTHQLYQLAKQYKIRENLNLDFLNPFYHIQVKTKTEGKNYFEQIKEHLIHP, from the coding sequence ATGCACTACATTGTCACTGCATTGTATAATGAAGCCAAATCAATCATCCATCATTTTCAGCTAAAGAAGATTCCATCTTCTTCAAAGTTCCAAATTTTTGGGAATGATGAAATAAAATTGGTGGTCAGCGGTGTAGGAATGCTTTCCTCGGCCATCGCAACAACTCACCTCTTAACTTTATACAGGCTAAAACATAATGAACAAATGAATGACAGTATCATAAATATTGGAATTTCAGGGGCGGTTCAGGATCACCTTTCCATCGGAGAGCCAGTCTTGGTTCACAAGATCATGAATCGGGCGACCGGTAAATCTTATTATCCGGATATTTTGATTCAACATGAGATGAGAGAGGGAGTGCTGGAAACCTTTGCCCATCCGGTGGAGAAGAGTAAATTTTTTACAATTACCGGTGATCTTGTGGATATGGAAGGGGCTGGTTTTTTTGATGCGGCTTCTTCTTTTTTGCCTCCTCACCATATTTATTGTGTAAAAATTGTATCGGATTTCCTTGAGCCGATGGCTCCTTCACAGCAAGAAGTTGCTCAACTCATTGAGAAAAATATTCCCGCTATTGCCCAATTAATTGAACGGAGCAAACAGCTTCACCAAAACAGTAAAGAGACATTAAGCGAAGAAGAAAATAAACTGCTATATGATATTAGTCGAAACCTAAGATTAACGACTACTCAAACCCACCAGCTATACCAATTGGCAAAGCAATATAAAATCAGAGAGAATCTGAACTTGGATTTTTTGAACCCTTTTTATCATATACAGGTAAAAACCAAGACAGAGGGGAAGAACTATTTTGAACAGATCAAAGAGCATCTTATTCATCCCTGA
- a CDS encoding adenosylcobalamin-dependent ribonucleoside-diphosphate reductase has product METSVKKSQRLEGLSEKIFLDRYALKDLDADHVQTGDTVLVLTHDDPKFPKKEVGEVLERNGKEVVIRLRSGQVVSSQLEKLIKPLELTPEEMWDRLAKAIASVEKPEKRKEWEKKFRYLLEDWKLVPGGRIAAGAGASDELTLFNCYVIPSPHDSRGGIMKTLTEMTEIMSRGGGVGINLSSLRPRRALVKGVNGSSSGSVSWGGLFSYTTGLIEQGGSRRGALMLMLNDWHPDILEFITVKQNMGLITNANLSVCVGNDFMKAVKEDGDWDLVFPDTSDPDYDKVWDGNLKKWKELGKNVKVYKTVKARDVWHTIIESAWKSAEPGVVFIDYYNDMSNSWYYNPIICTNPCGEQGLPAWGVCNLSSINLSQFVKDGDVDWDKLGEVVALSIRFLDNVIDVTPYHFKENEENQKNERRIGLGTMGLAEMLIKLKIRYGSPESLLFLDKLYNFIAKKAYLASAEYAAEKGSFPKFDKEKFLQSRFVQQFDDEVKKAIAEKGIRNVTLLTQAPTGSTGTMVGTSTGIEPFFAFEYFRQSRLGYDKQYVPIAKEYLEKNNTDVLPDYFVSAMDLSAEDHIRVQAAIQRWVDSSISKTANAPADFTVEDTKKLYELAFELGCKGVTIYRDGSRDIQVLSKEEKKEVKKEGTKGTTSESVKAATIPPQVEKEYRRRPLKLSGATYKMKTPLGKAYITINDVDGKPFEIMINVGKAGSDVFAMSEALGRVSTLFLRFGELPDGNKARLLIKHLKGIGGSGAVGFGPNRVESIADAVAKALEMHMDGENPNGSIAATTQSFIDSRLTENKRNVLEEDDEPDGLDLCPECGSASLIAEEGCKHCSSCGYSKC; this is encoded by the coding sequence ATGGAAACATCAGTGAAAAAGTCTCAGCGGTTAGAAGGACTGAGTGAAAAGATTTTTCTCGATCGATATGCTCTGAAGGATTTGGATGCAGATCATGTTCAAACAGGGGACACTGTTCTCGTTTTGACCCATGATGATCCAAAGTTTCCGAAAAAAGAAGTCGGAGAAGTGTTGGAAAGAAATGGCAAAGAGGTAGTTATTCGCTTAAGAAGCGGACAGGTCGTCTCTTCCCAGCTTGAGAAATTGATTAAACCCCTTGAGCTTACCCCTGAAGAAATGTGGGACAGACTGGCAAAAGCCATTGCTTCGGTGGAAAAACCTGAAAAAAGAAAAGAATGGGAGAAAAAATTCCGGTATTTGCTGGAGGATTGGAAATTGGTGCCTGGGGGCCGCATCGCTGCCGGAGCAGGTGCCAGTGATGAACTTACCTTGTTTAACTGCTATGTCATCCCATCACCCCATGACAGCCGGGGCGGCATCATGAAAACCCTGACGGAAATGACGGAAATCATGTCCCGCGGTGGAGGAGTAGGGATTAATCTTTCTTCCCTCCGTCCCAGAAGGGCCCTGGTAAAAGGAGTCAACGGGTCATCCAGCGGTTCCGTTTCCTGGGGCGGTCTATTCAGCTATACAACCGGATTAATTGAGCAGGGTGGATCTCGCAGAGGAGCATTAATGCTCATGTTAAATGATTGGCACCCAGATATTCTTGAATTTATCACCGTCAAGCAGAATATGGGTTTAATCACCAATGCCAATCTCTCCGTATGTGTCGGCAATGACTTTATGAAAGCCGTGAAGGAAGATGGTGACTGGGACTTGGTATTCCCTGATACCTCCGACCCCGACTATGATAAAGTATGGGACGGCAATTTAAAGAAGTGGAAAGAACTTGGAAAAAACGTGAAGGTATATAAAACAGTGAAGGCAAGGGATGTTTGGCATACCATCATAGAATCTGCCTGGAAGTCTGCAGAACCTGGTGTGGTATTTATCGATTACTATAATGACATGTCCAACAGCTGGTACTATAATCCCATTATTTGTACCAATCCGTGTGGAGAACAAGGTTTGCCAGCATGGGGGGTTTGTAATTTATCCTCCATCAATTTATCCCAGTTTGTGAAAGATGGAGATGTGGATTGGGACAAATTAGGTGAAGTTGTTGCCCTGTCCATTCGCTTTCTGGACAATGTGATTGATGTGACCCCATATCATTTTAAGGAAAACGAAGAAAATCAGAAGAATGAAAGGCGGATTGGATTAGGGACCATGGGATTGGCTGAAATGCTGATCAAATTAAAGATTCGCTATGGAAGCCCTGAATCCCTGTTATTTTTGGACAAGCTATACAACTTTATTGCAAAGAAAGCTTATTTGGCCTCTGCCGAATATGCAGCAGAAAAAGGATCTTTTCCCAAATTTGACAAGGAGAAATTCTTACAAAGCCGGTTTGTGCAACAGTTTGATGATGAAGTGAAGAAAGCGATTGCTGAGAAGGGAATTCGAAATGTTACTTTGCTGACCCAGGCTCCTACTGGCAGCACCGGAACGATGGTGGGGACCTCTACCGGAATTGAGCCGTTCTTCGCCTTCGAATATTTCCGTCAAAGCCGCTTAGGTTATGACAAGCAGTATGTGCCTATTGCTAAAGAGTACCTGGAAAAGAACAATACTGATGTGTTGCCTGATTATTTTGTATCTGCGATGGATTTATCAGCAGAAGATCATATTCGTGTTCAGGCCGCTATTCAGCGCTGGGTGGATAGTTCCATTAGCAAAACAGCCAATGCCCCTGCTGATTTTACGGTGGAGGATACCAAGAAATTGTACGAATTAGCCTTTGAGCTTGGATGTAAAGGGGTAACCATTTACCGAGATGGTAGCCGTGACATTCAGGTGCTGAGCAAAGAGGAGAAGAAGGAAGTGAAAAAGGAAGGGACAAAGGGAACAACCAGTGAGTCTGTTAAAGCAGCAACCATACCTCCTCAGGTAGAAAAAGAATATCGTCGTCGTCCGTTGAAATTATCGGGTGCCACCTATAAAATGAAAACGCCATTGGGTAAGGCATATATAACAATCAATGATGTGGATGGAAAACCCTTTGAAATTATGATTAATGTCGGAAAGGCAGGAAGTGATGTATTTGCCATGTCAGAGGCTTTAGGGCGAGTCTCCACCTTGTTTCTCCGCTTTGGAGAGTTGCCGGATGGAAATAAAGCACGCCTTCTCATCAAACATTTGAAGGGAATAGGCGGGTCCGGTGCCGTAGGATTTGGACCCAATCGGGTTGAATCTATAGCCGATGCCGTTGCTAAAGCTTTGGAAATGCATATGGATGGGGAGAACCCCAATGGTTCTATTGCCGCTACGACTCAGTCGTTTATAGACAGCAGACTCACAGAAAATAAAAGAAATGTTTTGGAAGAGGATGATGAACCGGATGGGTTGGATTTATGTCCGGAGTGTGGATCTGCTTCCCTTATAGCTGAAGAGGGATGTAAGCATTGTTCTTCCTGCGGATATTCAAAGTGTTAG
- a CDS encoding enoyl-CoA hydratase, with amino-acid sequence MNTKEYHHILLEIDSPIAYVTMNRPDKRNALSIEHMQELIDCFNMLGGSKDVSVVILRGSGPAFCAGHDLGEMVNQTPGFYRHLFDVCTRMMETIQSITQPVIAQVHGIATAAGCQLVATCDLAIAANTAKFATPGVKIGLFCSTPMVALSRAVGRKKAMEMLLTGEPLLAEEAMAAGLINKVVPEEQLEAETRDMAMKIVQASPFTVGIGKQAFYKQIEMPQHLAYSYAKEVMSLNATAADAGEGICAFLEKRPPQWKGC; translated from the coding sequence ATGAACACGAAAGAATATCATCACATTCTCTTAGAGATTGACTCTCCAATTGCTTATGTTACGATGAACCGTCCAGATAAGCGAAATGCTCTCTCCATTGAACATATGCAAGAACTGATTGATTGTTTTAACATGCTTGGTGGAAGCAAGGACGTGTCAGTGGTTATTTTGCGCGGAAGCGGTCCCGCTTTCTGTGCAGGGCATGATTTAGGAGAAATGGTAAACCAAACCCCTGGATTTTACCGCCATCTCTTCGATGTTTGTACAAGGATGATGGAAACCATACAATCGATTACCCAACCGGTTATTGCACAGGTTCATGGTATTGCAACGGCAGCTGGATGCCAATTGGTTGCCACTTGTGATTTGGCTATTGCAGCAAATACTGCTAAATTTGCTACGCCTGGTGTGAAAATAGGTCTTTTCTGCTCTACGCCTATGGTTGCATTATCAAGGGCAGTCGGTCGGAAGAAGGCCATGGAAATGCTATTGACAGGTGAACCACTTTTGGCAGAGGAGGCAATGGCAGCGGGATTGATTAACAAAGTAGTGCCAGAGGAGCAATTGGAGGCGGAAACAAGGGATATGGCAATGAAAATTGTCCAAGCCAGCCCATTTACCGTAGGGATTGGCAAGCAAGCCTTTTATAAACAAATTGAAATGCCTCAGCATTTAGCCTATTCTTATGCGAAAGAAGTGATGAGCTTAAACGCTACTGCAGCTGATGCAGGTGAAGGAATTTGTGCTTTTCTAGAAAAACGTCCTCCCCAGTGGAAAGGATGCTAA